ATGCGGCCGAAGCCGATAAGGGCCAGGGGGACGACATCCCTGACGACGCCGAGACAGAATCGGATATCATCATCGCCTGAGGTCCGACAGGGTGCCCGGATCTCAGCCGGAAGGAGTCGTCTCACCATATGCACATCACAGAGGTCGTCCTGGACAATTTCAAGAGCTTCGGGCGCAAGACACGGATCCCCTTCTACGAGGACTTCACGACGATTAGTGGCCCGAACGGCTCGGGTAAGTCCAACATCGTCGACGCGATTCTCTTTGCACTCGGGTTGGCCCGCACGTCGGGGATCCGTGCCGAGAAACTGACTGATCTCATCTACAACCCCGGTCATCAGGATGGACAGCGACCGGACGGCGAGCGCGAAGCCAGCGTCACCGTCGTTTTAGACAACGCAGACGGAACCCTCTCCCGATCGCAGGTCGAAAATGCCGCCGGCAGCCAGAACGTCGGTGACATCGAGGACATCGAGATCAGGCGCCGCGTCAAAGAGACCGAAGACAACTACTACTCGTATTATTACATCAACGGTCGGTCTGTCAATCTCGGAGATATTCAGGACTTACTCGCCCAGGCCGGGGTGGCTCCGGAAGGGTACAACGTCGTCATGCAGGGCGACGTCACCGAGATCATCAACATGACCGCGGGTGCTCGCCGGGAGATCATCGACGAGATCGCCGGCGTCGCGGAGTTCGACAAGAAAAAAGAGCAGGCCTTTGCGGAACTGGAGACCGTCCAAGACCGTATCGACGAGGCCGAACTCCGTATCGAAGAAAAGGAGACACGCCTCGAACAACTCGAAGACGAGCGCGAGACGGCCCTAGAATACCAGGAACTCAAAGACGAGAAAGACGAATACGAGGCCTACAAGAAGGCCGCCGAACTGGAAGACAAACGCGACGATCTGGCCGAGATCGACGCCGAGATCGACGAGCTGGAGGCGACCCTCGAAAAGCGCCAGCGTGAACTCGACGAACGCCAGGGCAAAGTCCTCCGGCTCGAAGCGGAGCTAGAAGACCTGAACGCGGAGATCGAGCGGAAAGGCGAAGACGAGCAACTCCAACTCAAACGCGAGATCGAGGAGATCAAAGGCGAGATCGCTCGCCTCGAAGACGCCGTCGAGAGTGCGACCGAGAAACGCGAGGCCGCCGAGACCGACCGCCGTGAGGCTTTTGTCCAGATCGACCGCAAGCAGGAGACTGTCGACGACCTGGAGACCGAGATCCGGGAGACCAAAGTCGAGAAATCCTCCGTGAAAGCCGAGATCGACGACCTGCAGGTCGACCTTGCGGCCGTCGAGGAAGAGATCGAAGAAGTCGGCGCTGAATACGAGGAAGTCCGCGCGGAACTCGACGCAAAGAAGGCCGATCTGGAGGAGGCAAAGGAGCGCCGGAACGACCGCCAGCGCGAGCAGGATCGCCTGCTCGATGAGGCCCGGCGGCGCTCGAACCAGCAACGAGAGATCGAATCGACCATCGAGAGTCAGCGGGAGTCGATTCCCGAAATCGATGCCGAGATCGACGATCTCGAAGACGAACGCCGGAAGGCACGGAAGAACCGCGAGACGATCGACGAGGTAGTCGAGGACCTTCAAGACGAGAAACGCGATCTGCAAGCCGACATCGAGGAAATCGAAGACGATCTAGAGGCGGCCCGTCAGGAGTACGCCGAACTCGAAGCTCGCGCCGAGGAGTCCGGTGATGGCTCCTATGGCCGGGCGGTCACGACGATCCAGAAGGCCGATGTCGCGGGCGTTCACGGGCCGGTCGGCGACCTCGGTGGCGTCGATCCCGAGTATGCAGACGCCTGTGAGACGGCCGCAGGCGGGCGACTGGCAAACGTCGTCGTCGCGGACGACGGGGTCGGGCAGCGTTGCATCGAACACCTCAAGTCCCGCAACGCCGGGCGGGCAACCTTCCTGCCGATGACCGAGATGCACGACCGGTCGCTGCCCTCGCCGCCCGATTTGCCAGGCGTCGTCGATTTCGCGTACAACCTCGTCGACTTCGACGCGCAGTATTCGGGCGTGTTCAGCTACGTCCTCGGCGACACGCTCGTCGTCGAAGACATGGAGACAGCCCGCGACCTCATGGGCGAGTTTCGCCTGGTGACCCTGGACGGCGATCTCGTCGAGAAGAGCGGTGCGATGACTGGTGGCTCCTCGAGCGGGTCCCGGTACTCCTTTTCGGGTGGCGAAGGCCGCCTCAAGCGAGTTGCCGAGCGGATCACGGACCTAGAGGACGAACGCACGTCCGTTCGCGAGGAGCTGCGTGACGTCGAGGAGCGCTTGGAAGATGCCCGTGATCGTCGCTCGGAGGCGGCCGAGCAACTCCGGGAGATCCAGGCCGAGATCGAGCGCCGCGAACGCGAACGCGAGGAGGCCGACGAGCGCATCGAAGCGCTGGAAAGCGAGCTGGACGAAATCGAGAGAGAGCGCGAGGACGTCTCCGCACAGATGGACGAGATCGAGGCAGAGATCGAGGCTATCGAGGCCGAGATCGAAGACGCCGAGGCGACGATCGCCCAGCTTGAAAGCGAGATCGAAGACTCCGAGCTGCCGGCACTGACCGACGAGGCAGAGACGATCCGGGCGGCGATCGACGAGCGCGAGGACGAACTCGAAGATCTAGACGCCCAGCTGAACGAACTCCAGCTCGAGAACCAATACGCCGAGGAGGCCATCGAGGACCTCCACGACGAGATCGAGTCGGCCCAGAATCGCAAGGCCGAGCAGGACGAGCGCATCGAGGAGCTGGAGGGCGAAATCGACGAACAAGAGGCGTTGCTGGCCGACAAAGAGGACGCAGTCGCCGAACTCGAAGCGGAACTCGCCGAGCTGAAGGGCGAACGCGAGGAGCTCCGTGAGGACGTGCGAGCGGCTCGCGAGGCCCGCGACGAGCACCGAGAGCGCGTCAACGCCGTCCAGAGCGAATTAGAGAGCGAGCGCGAGACCCAACAGCGCTTGCAGTGGGAGATCGAGGAACTGGCGTCGGCGGTCGGGGAGTACGATCCCGACGAGATTCCCGATCATCACACCGTCCAGACGCGGATCGGCCAGCTCGAATCTCGAATGGAGGCCTTAGAGCCGGTGAACATGCTCGCGATCGAGGAGTACGACGCGGTCAACGAGGATCTCGAGGATCTGCAGGCCAAACGGGAGACGTTAGTCGAGGAGGCCGATGGGATCCGCGAGCGGATCGAGACCTACGAGGCCCGCAAGAAGGAGACGTTCATGGACGCCTACGAGGCGATCGACGAGCACTTCCAGGATATCTTCGAACGACTCTCGAACGGAACGGGGCGGCTCCATCTCGAAAACGAGGACGATCCCTTCGACGGTGGGCTGACGATGAAGGCCCAGCCGGGCGATAAGCCGATCCAGCGACTCGCCGCGATGAGCGGCGGCGAGAAGTCACTGACGGCACTAGCCTTCATTTTCGCGATCCAGCGGCACAACCCGGCCCCGTTCTACGCCCTAGACGAGGTGGACGCGTTCCTTGATGCGGCCAACGCCGACCTCGTTGGCGAAATGGTCGACGACCTCGCGGGTGAGGCCCAGTTCGTCGTCGTCTCCCATCGCTCGGCCATGCTCGAACGCTCAGAGCGGGCCATCGGCGTGACGATGGGCGAAGATAACGTCAGTGCCGTCACCGGGATCGACCTGAGCGATACCGCTGGGGAGGTGTCTGCCGATGACTGACCGTGACGGGGCTGGCTGTGGACAGACAGCATACGGAGGGTCGAATCGATGACAGAGGACGTCCCACTCGACATCGCTGGCCACGAGGGACGCGAGCGACCGGACGGCGGCACGGAGGTCCTGACGGACGCGAGTCCGCCGACCGACGGGCCGTCGATCGACGACGAGGCAGACGTCGAACCGGTCGAAGTACTGGTGACGATGGCTGAGGAGGACGAGATCGAGCCCTGGGACATCGACGTCGTGGTCGTGACGGACAAATTCCTGGACCGTCTCGACGAGGCAGATCTTCGCACCTCCGGGCGGGCGCTGTTTTACGCGAGTGTCCTCCTCCGGATGAAAAGCGACGCGTTGCTGGAGGACGACGACGAGCCAGAACCCGAACCGGAACCCGACCCCTTCGTCGGTGCGCCGGGCGAGACCGTGGATGGCGATCCGTTCGACGCCTTGGAAGACGAGATGGATCGGCGGCTCGATCGCAAGCGTGCTCGCGGGACGCCACAGACACTGGACGAACTCGTCAGGGAGTTACGCGAGGCCGAACGCGACACCTGGTGGAAAGACTCCAGAGAGTACGACACCAGTGACTCCCCGCGCGGGTTCCAGCGTGGCACCCAGCAACTGGACTATCGAGCCAGCGACGACTTCCGGGACGATTCAGAACCGACGGCGGCCGACGTGACCGGTACGGCCCACGGCGAGAACGTCGAGGAACTGGTCGAGTCGGTGGCCGAGAAACTGGAATCTCACTACGAAGCCGGCCGCGAGGAGGTCTTGTTCGCTGAAGTCGAGGCAGTCGGCGGCTCCCGCATCGAGACGTTCCTCGGTGTCCTCTTTTTGGCCGATACGGGCCGAGTCGAACTCCAGCAAGACACACTCTTTGGCGACCTCTGGCTCAGAAATCCCGACGTGACCCAGCAAAGCGACGTGGCCGCTGCCGACGACTGAGTTCGTGAGGAATCAGTACGGTTCTGGCCGTGCTACTCCCACACACGGCATGACCCCGGAACGTGTCAGCGAGCGCCTGGCCGAACTGGACGATCGATTCGACCGGAATCGCTACTACGCGGCACTCGAGTACGTTCACGACGACGGGCGGTGAGGGAGACTTAGACGACGGCTTCGCGGAGCGCGATCAGGACCGTCAGTATTGGGATCGATAGCAGCGTCGAGGTGAGGATAGCGCTGCTCGCGAATTCCGTGGGGGAAACCGGACCGTCGGCAGGGCCGCTGAACGCCCCCAGCAGAATGATCGGCGTCACGGCCGACGGGCCAGCGCATGCAAGCACGAACACGCGCGACTGTCTCGTTCTCGAATTCCAGCACGACGACGCCGGAGCTGAGCACGAGCGCGATGGCGATTCCGACCAGTCGGCCGTCAGCTGAGATGGCGGGCACGCCCCGGGGTTGGTCACCTCGCCTCTCAATCGCCTCGGATTCCGAACGCAAACCACTGCCATCTCACCGACGGTTCGTCCATTACTGTCGACGATATTGACCACTCGATCGGCCTCTCATTCAGTCAGATTCGCCTTCGGTCGTGAGTGTCAGTGCGGGACAGCGCTCGTTCGCGAGGTCGCCATTGAACAGAGCCACCGCATCGCCGTCCGATCGCTCGACAACGTCGAACTTCAGGCCGACACACGTGAACGACTTCCCATCGTACATCGCGGGGCCGTCCCATTCGTCACTTCCGGCGAGACGCCACCTGACCGTGTAGACAGCTCGCTCGTGTAGTTCTTCGTGAGTGATTTTTCGTAGGTAGACTCCTGGAAGCTATCGTCTTCCACATCCTGCCCGGAGAGCGGGATGCTCTGTCCGATCACTGACCGTCCCGGTCGATCCGATATTCGACTGTCCGGCGTTCACTCAATCGGTTCAGAAACTCTCGCTTCTGGATCGCAACGCCCGGCGGCTCGGACGAAAGCACCGAACAGCCCGCGAGGAGGGCCGAACTCTCGCCGAGCGTCGAGAGTAGTTTGGGGCGTGAAACCATACCATCCTCACTCTCGTGTGACTAAACCAAAACCAGTAGATCGCTGTGCTGATGTCTGTCCCGTGGTCATCCGTCGTTCCTGAACAGTCCAACAGTCAGGTCGCCGTCGATCGACCGACTGCGCCACTCGCCCACTTTCGCGGCCGTGTACCCGCCGACGAGAAACAGGAACGGGATCGTTGCCACGAAGATGGGGCTGTTCACCGCCACGACGAGGAAGACGACGTCCGCCCGCTGTGCGAGCGAGAGGCCGTCGAGCATCGCCGCTTTGAGCACGGCCCACGCGAGGATACCCGCTGCCGTCCCACAGATAGCAGCGAAGCCGCCCTCGATCAGATGACGGTCGTACTCGCGACTCGACAGCCCCACGACGACGCCAGCGGGAACGGCTGCGATGCCGACCGCCACGACCAACGTGTTACTCGTTGCGGTGGTAATCTCACTGCTACTGGTAGCAACGTGTCCGAACGCGATCGCTCCGGCCACCGCCGTCGCGAACCCGACTGCCCGACGATCGCCTCCACTGGTGGGCATGTCTTCGATAGACGACACGACGGGCTATTAAATGTTCCTCAGGCTACCGTCCAACAATCTTCGCCGGCGTACTCGATCACGCCGCGGCGCTCCATCTCTGTCAGGACTTCCTCGATGCGATCGGGCTGTGCGATCTCCATCTCGATAGGATCGATCTCGTGGTAGGAGCGCAGCAGCGAGCGAACGTCGTCTTCGCTGAACTGCTGGGCGTCAGCTTTCTCCATGACGCTCTCGGTCAGCTCGATCATGTCCTCGATAAAGTTCCACGGGTAGACGACCCAGGTCCACTCTTCGAGCCGCTCGCCGACGAAGTCGGGTTCGACCTCGCTGGTCTGTAACAGCTGTAGCGTGGCGGTTCGGACGGCGTTCGGATCGCGCTCGTTGACGTACTCGGAGGCGTGTGCGATCGATTGGCCGGTGTC
The sequence above is drawn from the Halorhabdus sp. CBA1104 genome and encodes:
- the smc gene encoding chromosome segregation protein SMC; this encodes MHITEVVLDNFKSFGRKTRIPFYEDFTTISGPNGSGKSNIVDAILFALGLARTSGIRAEKLTDLIYNPGHQDGQRPDGEREASVTVVLDNADGTLSRSQVENAAGSQNVGDIEDIEIRRRVKETEDNYYSYYYINGRSVNLGDIQDLLAQAGVAPEGYNVVMQGDVTEIINMTAGARREIIDEIAGVAEFDKKKEQAFAELETVQDRIDEAELRIEEKETRLEQLEDERETALEYQELKDEKDEYEAYKKAAELEDKRDDLAEIDAEIDELEATLEKRQRELDERQGKVLRLEAELEDLNAEIERKGEDEQLQLKREIEEIKGEIARLEDAVESATEKREAAETDRREAFVQIDRKQETVDDLETEIRETKVEKSSVKAEIDDLQVDLAAVEEEIEEVGAEYEEVRAELDAKKADLEEAKERRNDRQREQDRLLDEARRRSNQQREIESTIESQRESIPEIDAEIDDLEDERRKARKNRETIDEVVEDLQDEKRDLQADIEEIEDDLEAARQEYAELEARAEESGDGSYGRAVTTIQKADVAGVHGPVGDLGGVDPEYADACETAAGGRLANVVVADDGVGQRCIEHLKSRNAGRATFLPMTEMHDRSLPSPPDLPGVVDFAYNLVDFDAQYSGVFSYVLGDTLVVEDMETARDLMGEFRLVTLDGDLVEKSGAMTGGSSSGSRYSFSGGEGRLKRVAERITDLEDERTSVREELRDVEERLEDARDRRSEAAEQLREIQAEIERREREREEADERIEALESELDEIEREREDVSAQMDEIEAEIEAIEAEIEDAEATIAQLESEIEDSELPALTDEAETIRAAIDEREDELEDLDAQLNELQLENQYAEEAIEDLHDEIESAQNRKAEQDERIEELEGEIDEQEALLADKEDAVAELEAELAELKGEREELREDVRAAREARDEHRERVNAVQSELESERETQQRLQWEIEELASAVGEYDPDEIPDHHTVQTRIGQLESRMEALEPVNMLAIEEYDAVNEDLEDLQAKRETLVEEADGIRERIETYEARKKETFMDAYEAIDEHFQDIFERLSNGTGRLHLENEDDPFDGGLTMKAQPGDKPIQRLAAMSGGEKSLTALAFIFAIQRHNPAPFYALDEVDAFLDAANADLVGEMVDDLAGEAQFVVVSHRSAMLERSERAIGVTMGEDNVSAVTGIDLSDTAGEVSADD
- a CDS encoding segregation/condensation protein A, with translation MTEDVPLDIAGHEGRERPDGGTEVLTDASPPTDGPSIDDEADVEPVEVLVTMAEEDEIEPWDIDVVVVTDKFLDRLDEADLRTSGRALFYASVLLRMKSDALLEDDDEPEPEPEPDPFVGAPGETVDGDPFDALEDEMDRRLDRKRARGTPQTLDELVRELREAERDTWWKDSREYDTSDSPRGFQRGTQQLDYRASDDFRDDSEPTAADVTGTAHGENVEELVESVAEKLESHYEAGREEVLFAEVEAVGGSRIETFLGVLFLADTGRVELQQDTLFGDLWLRNPDVTQQSDVAAADD
- a CDS encoding phosphoribosyltransferase, translated to MGDLPEEFPCTITNWEYIYGLCRTVSDDVKADDFEPDVVVALARGGWFAGRTLCDFLGLDDLTSLKIEHYVGTAAKGDEPEVRYPMPEGSVEGKDVLIVDDIADTGQSIAHASEYVNERDPNAVRTATLQLLQTSEVEPDFVGERLEEWTWVVYPWNFIEDMIELTESVMEKADAQQFSEDDVRSLLRSYHEIDPIEMEIAQPDRIEEVLTEMERRGVIEYAGEDCWTVA